From Micromonospora sp. NBC_01699, a single genomic window includes:
- a CDS encoding phosphatase PAP2 family protein: protein MAAWVVVFVAGWLLIGLPTDPLYAFFWLWAATVAWRSHLPWRQHLVFARDWLPVVLLLVVYNISRGFADDYFDPHVTELIHADEWMFGWATGGQIPTIWLQQHLYHPDVRWYDVLASFVYFSHFVAALAAAVVLWMKSRPRWAAFMRRWFALSLAGLITYFVYPAAPPWWASVEGYLPVEVLRISNRGWQEFGLHGAGNSLNLLQLASNPVAAMPSLHTAFALFVVLFFLPSVKRRWWPLLLAYPLAMTFTLVYTGEHYVLDVLVGWAYVVGVFLLVGAGERWWAARRARLAGPTGPGPEAGGPHTAPPVDPTTGPGGPSGAPTDPGGPTQVPGEPGGRPSGAPHTGMADTGTGGKDPAGTPRPRSAPEQDGARLGTDDRTEAGQRPR from the coding sequence ATGGCGGCCTGGGTCGTCGTCTTCGTGGCCGGCTGGCTGCTGATCGGGTTGCCCACCGACCCGCTCTACGCCTTCTTCTGGCTCTGGGCGGCGACCGTGGCGTGGCGCAGCCACCTGCCCTGGCGGCAGCACCTGGTCTTCGCCCGGGACTGGCTGCCGGTGGTGCTCCTGCTGGTGGTCTACAACATCTCCCGTGGGTTCGCCGACGACTACTTCGACCCGCACGTGACCGAGCTGATCCACGCCGACGAGTGGATGTTCGGCTGGGCCACCGGCGGCCAGATCCCCACCATCTGGTTGCAGCAGCACCTCTACCACCCCGACGTCCGCTGGTACGACGTACTCGCGAGCTTCGTCTACTTCTCCCACTTCGTCGCCGCGCTGGCCGCCGCGGTAGTGCTCTGGATGAAGTCACGCCCGCGTTGGGCCGCCTTCATGCGCCGCTGGTTCGCGCTGAGCCTGGCCGGTCTGATCACGTACTTCGTCTACCCGGCCGCCCCGCCGTGGTGGGCCTCGGTGGAGGGTTACCTGCCGGTCGAGGTGCTCCGGATCTCGAACCGGGGTTGGCAGGAGTTCGGCCTGCACGGCGCCGGCAACTCGCTCAACCTGCTCCAGCTCGCCTCGAACCCGGTGGCCGCGATGCCGTCGTTGCACACCGCGTTCGCGCTGTTCGTGGTGCTGTTCTTCCTGCCGTCGGTCAAGCGCCGGTGGTGGCCGCTGCTGCTGGCGTACCCGCTGGCGATGACCTTCACCCTGGTCTACACCGGCGAGCACTACGTGCTCGACGTGCTGGTCGGCTGGGCGTACGTGGTGGGGGTGTTCCTGCTGGTCGGTGCGGGTGAGCGCTGGTGGGCGGCGCGTCGGGCGCGGCTGGCCGGCCCGACCGGCCCGGGCCCGGAGGCCGGCGGCCCGCACACCGCGCCGCCGGTCGACCCGACCACCGGTCCCGGTGGTCCGAGCGGCGCGCCGACCGATCCCGGCGGCCCGACGCAGGTCCCCGGCGAACCGGGCGGCCGGCCGAGCGGGGCACCCCACACCGGTATGGCCGACACCGGTACCGGCGGCAAGGACCCGGCCGGGACACCGCGCCCGAGGTCGGCTCCCGAGCAGGACGGCGCGCGGCTCGGCACCGACGACCGCACGGAAGCCGGCCAGCGTCCCCGCTGA
- a CDS encoding Gfo/Idh/MocA family oxidoreductase has protein sequence MSTDTSTDLRVGILGYGIGGQRFHAPLVAATPGLSVAVIVTSSPERADRARADYPGARVVPTADDLFTLADQLDLVVVSTPNRTHVQLALRAIEAGLPVVVDKPFAPTAADARQVVEAAARAGVGLTVFQNRRLDSDFLTVRGVLASGRLGEVYRFESRYDRWVPTPKENWREFGDPAEAGGLLYDLGAHIVDQALQLFGPVAQVYAELDRRRPGVRVDDDTFVALRHVNGVRTHLWASALAGTRNPRFRVLGDRATFTKYGLDVQEPQVLAGKRPGDPGWGIEPAENAGVLGVNDTIETVPTEIGRYELFYAEVRDALLGRGEFPVDPAGAVEGLRVIEAAYASATQGRVVVLDH, from the coding sequence ATGAGTACGGACACAAGCACTGACCTGCGGGTCGGCATTCTCGGATACGGCATCGGTGGACAGCGGTTCCATGCCCCGCTGGTGGCGGCGACGCCGGGCCTGTCGGTGGCGGTGATCGTCACGAGCAGCCCGGAACGCGCCGACCGGGCGCGGGCGGACTATCCGGGGGCGCGGGTGGTGCCGACCGCCGACGACCTGTTCACGCTCGCCGACCAGCTCGACCTGGTGGTGGTCAGCACGCCGAACCGGACCCACGTGCAGCTCGCCCTGCGGGCCATCGAGGCGGGGCTGCCGGTGGTGGTCGACAAGCCGTTCGCGCCGACCGCGGCGGACGCCCGGCAGGTGGTCGAGGCGGCGGCACGGGCCGGCGTCGGGCTGACCGTGTTCCAGAACCGGCGGCTGGACTCGGACTTCCTGACCGTACGCGGGGTGCTGGCGTCGGGACGGCTGGGCGAGGTCTACCGCTTCGAGTCGCGCTACGACCGCTGGGTCCCGACGCCGAAGGAGAACTGGCGCGAGTTCGGCGACCCGGCCGAGGCCGGTGGGCTGCTGTACGACCTCGGCGCGCACATCGTCGACCAGGCGCTGCAACTGTTCGGCCCGGTCGCCCAGGTGTACGCCGAACTCGACCGCCGCCGGCCGGGGGTGCGGGTGGACGACGACACCTTCGTCGCGCTGCGGCACGTCAACGGGGTGCGTACGCACCTGTGGGCGTCGGCGCTCGCCGGCACCCGCAACCCGCGCTTCCGGGTGCTGGGCGACCGGGCCACCTTCACCAAGTACGGGCTGGACGTGCAGGAGCCACAGGTGCTCGCCGGCAAGCGGCCCGGTGACCCGGGCTGGGGGATCGAGCCGGCGGAGAACGCCGGGGTGCTCGGGGTGAACGACACCATCGAGACGGTACCGACCGAGATCGGCCGGTATGAGCTGTTCTACGCCGAGGTTCGGGATGCCCTGCTGGGGCGCGGCGAGTTCCCGGTCGACCCGGCCGGCGCGGTGGAGGGCCTGCGGGTGATCGAGGCGGCGTACGCGTCGGCGACGCAGGGCCGGGTGGTCGTGCTCGACCACTGA
- a CDS encoding MFS transporter permease, protein MRRVGDWLTTPVPLGRVAAFRTVAYLLVAADVVFFTGWLRGRTAVSGELYAPLLVGRMLPLPTPNAALVTTLFWVLLAATLAAATGRAPRLLGWTVLALYFEWLVIAFSYGKVDHDRFGILVALAVLPTVGRARHGDLTPSAAAGWALRATQLAVIATYFLAAWAKLRYGGLDWLTGATLARAVIRRGTFASDWLLDVPVLLVIGQFGIMAFELTSPLVFVLRGRARYAMIGFFYVFHAVTWSAITISFMPHQAAMTSFLPLERVRPVVWVRRRLTRARSGPLGVPVSPAGPVAPPPAVPPPVAVAVAVAGVAEPGPPPVEDAGGAGGAGGSGAAERAGGGN, encoded by the coding sequence GTGAGGCGGGTCGGCGACTGGCTCACCACGCCGGTGCCGCTGGGCCGGGTGGCGGCGTTCCGTACGGTGGCGTACCTGCTGGTGGCCGCCGACGTCGTCTTCTTCACCGGCTGGCTGCGGGGCCGGACCGCGGTCTCCGGCGAGCTGTACGCGCCACTGCTGGTCGGCCGGATGCTGCCGCTGCCGACCCCGAACGCGGCCCTGGTGACCACGCTGTTCTGGGTGCTGCTGGCGGCCACGCTCGCCGCCGCCACCGGCCGGGCGCCCCGGCTGCTCGGCTGGACGGTGCTGGCCCTCTACTTCGAGTGGCTGGTCATCGCGTTCAGCTACGGCAAGGTCGACCACGACCGGTTCGGCATTCTGGTCGCCCTGGCCGTGCTGCCGACCGTCGGCCGGGCCCGGCACGGTGACCTGACACCCAGCGCCGCGGCGGGTTGGGCGTTGCGGGCGACCCAGCTCGCGGTCATCGCCACCTACTTCCTGGCCGCGTGGGCGAAGCTGCGCTACGGCGGGCTGGACTGGCTCACCGGCGCCACCCTGGCCCGCGCGGTGATCCGGCGCGGCACCTTCGCCAGCGACTGGCTGCTCGACGTGCCCGTACTGCTGGTCATCGGGCAGTTCGGGATCATGGCGTTCGAGCTGACCAGTCCGCTGGTGTTCGTACTGCGCGGCCGGGCCCGGTACGCGATGATCGGTTTCTTCTACGTCTTCCACGCCGTGACCTGGTCGGCGATCACCATCTCGTTCATGCCGCACCAGGCGGCGATGACCAGCTTCCTGCCGCTGGAACGGGTGCGCCCGGTGGTCTGGGTCCGGCGCCGCCTCACTCGTGCGCGGAGCGGCCCGCTCGGCGTACCGGTGTCGCCGGCCGGACCGGTGGCCCCGCCGCCGGCCGTTCCGCCACCGGTGGCGGTGGCGGTGGCGGTGGCCGGGGTCGCCGAGCCGGGTCCGCCGCCGGTCGAGGACGCCGGCGGGGCCGGCGGTGCCGGCGGGAGCGGTGCCGCCGAACGGGCCGGCGGTGGGAACTGA
- a CDS encoding M20 family metallopeptidase, translating to MVHLDAIRSAARSLTPTCKDRIGELVSCESPPGALPQLNACADLLAGWGEAILGRPAQRVFRDGLPHLLWPAQRQQVLLLGHFDTVWPAGTIDEWPYRVRDGIATGPGVCDMKGGIVQLFAALSLLTDPSSVGVLLTCDEETGSTTSRPLIEEQARRSGVVLVCEPSTEDGALKVARKGGSVYRVEVHGRAAHAGVEPFRGINATVELAHQVLAVQALASVPDGTTVTPTVAASGTTTNTVPEAASFSVDVRSWSRAELHRVDRMMHRLVPRLAEAGLTLRGGLNRYPMTRAVALPLLAAARSAAVAIGLEPPVGVSAPGASDGNFTAALGVPTLDGLGAVGGFPHGRGEYMDLRRMPERVAMLTALVERLLAGPLPPHLAPAALDGSPVTGDPVGMDVPAVLDVPAGQPG from the coding sequence ATGGTGCATCTCGATGCGATCCGATCAGCAGCCCGGTCCCTCACCCCGACGTGTAAGGACCGGATCGGCGAACTTGTCTCGTGTGAATCACCGCCCGGAGCCCTGCCCCAACTGAATGCCTGTGCCGACCTGCTCGCCGGCTGGGGCGAGGCCATCCTCGGCCGTCCCGCCCAGCGGGTGTTCCGCGACGGACTGCCCCACCTGCTCTGGCCCGCGCAGCGGCAGCAGGTGCTGCTGCTCGGACACTTCGACACGGTGTGGCCGGCGGGCACCATCGACGAGTGGCCGTACCGGGTACGGGACGGGATCGCCACCGGTCCCGGCGTCTGCGACATGAAGGGCGGCATCGTCCAGCTTTTCGCGGCGCTGTCCCTGCTCACCGACCCCTCCTCGGTCGGGGTGCTGCTCACCTGCGACGAGGAGACCGGCTCGACCACCTCGCGGCCACTGATCGAGGAGCAGGCCCGGCGCTCGGGCGTCGTACTGGTGTGTGAGCCGTCCACCGAGGACGGGGCACTCAAGGTGGCCCGCAAGGGCGGCTCCGTGTACCGGGTCGAGGTGCACGGCCGGGCCGCCCACGCCGGGGTGGAGCCGTTCCGGGGGATCAACGCCACCGTCGAGCTGGCCCACCAGGTGCTGGCCGTACAGGCCCTGGCCTCCGTACCGGACGGTACGACGGTGACGCCGACCGTGGCCGCCTCCGGCACCACGACGAACACGGTGCCGGAGGCGGCGAGCTTCAGCGTCGACGTCCGCTCCTGGAGCCGGGCCGAACTGCACCGGGTGGACCGGATGATGCACCGCCTGGTGCCCCGGCTGGCCGAGGCCGGGCTGACCCTGCGCGGCGGCCTCAACCGGTACCCGATGACCCGCGCGGTGGCGCTGCCGCTGCTCGCCGCGGCCCGGTCCGCGGCGGTCGCGATCGGCCTGGAACCACCGGTGGGGGTTTCCGCTCCCGGCGCGTCGGACGGGAACTTCACCGCCGCGCTCGGTGTGCCCACCCTGGACGGACTCGGCGCGGTCGGTGGCTTCCCGCACGGCCGGGGCGAGTACATGGACCTGCGTCGGATGCCGGAGCGGGTGGCGATGCTGACCGCACTGGTCGAGCGGCTGCTGGCCGGGCCGCTGCCACCGCACCTCGCCCCGGCCGCACTCGACGGATCGCCCGTGACCGGCGACCCGGTCGGAATGGACGTTCCGGCCGTGCTCGACGTGCCGGCCGGTCAGCCCGGCTGA
- a CDS encoding SCP2 sterol-binding domain-containing protein, translating to MADPTADFFDGLGHRGPEPLLTKVRGTVRFDLGHRDGTDHWVLVMSEGNISASRGERPADCVISTQLQFFDKVTRGEANPIAALLRNEITVQGNLLLFHYFQRLLPGPPGAHDPRELVRERRQK from the coding sequence ATGGCAGATCCGACCGCCGACTTCTTCGACGGCCTCGGCCATCGCGGGCCCGAGCCGCTGCTGACGAAGGTCCGGGGCACGGTCCGGTTCGACCTCGGACACCGGGACGGGACCGACCACTGGGTCCTGGTGATGAGCGAGGGGAACATCAGCGCCAGCCGGGGGGAACGGCCGGCGGACTGCGTGATCAGCACCCAGCTCCAGTTCTTCGACAAGGTGACCCGGGGCGAGGCGAACCCGATCGCGGCGCTGCTCCGCAACGAGATCACCGTCCAGGGAAACCTGCTGCTGTTCCACTACTTCCAGCGGCTCCTGCCGGGTCCGCCGGGCGCGCACGACCCCCGTGAGCTGGTCCGGGAGAGGAGGCAGAAGTGA
- a CDS encoding PPOX class F420-dependent oxidoreductase yields the protein MADDEFDGALLDLLGSRPYGVLTTIKRDGRPQLSNVVYHLDRKRNLIRVSVTDGRAKTANLRRDPRASMHATSADGWAYAVAECVAELAPVATDPHDDTVEELIDLYRSIGGEHPDWDDYRRAMVADRRLVLRLTIGRVYGMPPRN from the coding sequence ATGGCGGACGACGAGTTCGACGGGGCACTGCTCGACCTACTGGGCAGCCGGCCGTACGGGGTGCTGACGACGATCAAACGCGACGGGCGACCCCAGCTCTCCAACGTGGTCTACCACCTGGACCGGAAGCGGAACCTGATCCGGGTCTCCGTCACCGACGGCCGGGCCAAGACCGCCAACCTCCGGCGGGACCCGCGGGCGAGCATGCACGCCACCTCGGCCGACGGCTGGGCGTACGCGGTCGCCGAGTGCGTCGCCGAGCTGGCTCCGGTGGCTACCGACCCGCACGACGACACGGTCGAGGAACTGATCGACCTCTACCGGTCCATCGGCGGCGAGCACCCGGACTGGGACGACTACCGGCGGGCGATGGTGGCCGACCGGCGGCTGGTGCTGCGGCTGACCATCGGGCGCGTCTACGGCATGCCGCCCCGGAACTGA
- a CDS encoding aspartate-semialdehyde dehydrogenase, with the protein MRIGIVGATGQVGGVMRQVLADRRFPAEQVRYFASARSAGQVLAWGDTEVTVEDAATADYRGLDIVLFSAGKGTSRELAPRVAEAGAVVIDNSSAWRMDPDVPLVVAEVNPQAAAVRPKGIIANPNCTTMAAMPILRPLHDEAGLVSLVVATYQAVSGAGLSGVAELDEQVRKVAEQASGLTFDGSAVDFPAPRQFSAPIAFNVLPLAGSIVDDGSGETDEEQKLRNESRKILGIPGLLVSGTCVRVPVFTGHSLQINARFARPISPRRAVELLADAPGVALAEVPTPLAAAGQDPTYVGRIRADETVEHGLALFCSNDNLRKGAALNAVQIAELLAGTGSPA; encoded by the coding sequence ATGAGGATTGGCATTGTGGGCGCCACCGGCCAGGTCGGCGGCGTCATGCGGCAGGTGTTGGCGGACCGGCGGTTCCCGGCGGAGCAGGTGCGGTACTTCGCCTCGGCGCGGTCCGCCGGTCAGGTGTTGGCCTGGGGTGACACCGAGGTGACCGTCGAGGACGCGGCGACCGCGGACTACCGCGGACTGGACATCGTGCTCTTCTCCGCCGGTAAGGGGACGTCGCGCGAACTCGCGCCACGGGTCGCCGAGGCCGGCGCGGTCGTGATCGACAACTCCTCGGCCTGGCGGATGGACCCCGACGTGCCGCTGGTGGTGGCGGAGGTCAACCCGCAGGCCGCGGCCGTACGGCCGAAGGGCATCATCGCCAACCCGAACTGCACCACGATGGCGGCGATGCCGATCCTGCGCCCGCTGCACGACGAGGCCGGACTGGTCAGCCTCGTCGTCGCCACGTACCAGGCGGTCTCCGGTGCCGGTCTGTCCGGCGTCGCCGAACTCGACGAGCAGGTACGCAAGGTCGCCGAGCAGGCCAGCGGCCTGACCTTCGACGGATCGGCGGTGGACTTCCCGGCCCCGCGCCAGTTCAGCGCGCCGATCGCGTTCAATGTGCTCCCGCTCGCCGGCTCGATCGTCGACGACGGGTCGGGCGAGACCGACGAGGAACAGAAGCTGCGCAACGAGAGCCGCAAGATCCTCGGCATCCCCGGGCTGCTGGTCTCCGGAACCTGCGTACGGGTGCCCGTGTTCACCGGTCACTCGTTGCAGATCAACGCCCGCTTCGCCCGGCCGATCAGCCCCCGGCGCGCGGTGGAACTGCTCGCCGACGCGCCCGGCGTGGCGCTGGCCGAGGTGCCGACCCCGCTTGCGGCGGCCGGTCAGGACCCGACCTACGTGGGGCGGATCCGGGCGGACGAGACCGTCGAGCACGGCCTGGCGCTCTTCTGCTCCAACGACAACCTGCGCAAGGGCGCCGCCCTCAACGCGGTCCAGATCGCCGAGCTGCTCGCCGGCACCGGTTCACCGGCCTGA
- a CDS encoding nitroreductase family protein, whose amino-acid sequence MVSTARAYAEQMCARRSVRDFSREPVPPEVIEAAVAAAASAPSGANRQPWRFVVLTDPDRKRLLRERAEAEERDFYDHRASDEWLSALAPIGTDWRKPFLEVAPVVIVVFEVHRGGENPKPYYVKESVGIAVGMLISALHLAGLATLTHTPSPMRFLNEVCERPAHERPYLVLPVGYPADGARVPELTRKPLTEVMIER is encoded by the coding sequence ATGGTGAGTACCGCACGGGCGTACGCGGAGCAGATGTGCGCCCGCCGGTCGGTGCGTGACTTCTCCCGCGAGCCGGTGCCGCCGGAGGTGATCGAGGCGGCGGTGGCCGCCGCGGCGAGCGCGCCGAGCGGGGCGAACCGGCAGCCGTGGCGGTTCGTGGTGCTCACCGACCCGGACCGCAAGCGGCTGTTGCGGGAGCGCGCGGAGGCGGAGGAGCGGGATTTCTACGACCACCGGGCCAGCGACGAGTGGCTGAGCGCGCTCGCCCCGATCGGCACCGACTGGCGCAAGCCGTTCCTTGAGGTGGCGCCGGTGGTGATCGTGGTGTTCGAGGTGCACCGGGGTGGGGAGAACCCCAAGCCGTACTACGTGAAGGAGTCGGTCGGCATCGCGGTGGGGATGCTGATCAGCGCCCTGCACCTGGCCGGGCTGGCGACGCTGACGCACACCCCCAGCCCGATGCGGTTCCTCAACGAGGTCTGCGAGCGCCCGGCGCACGAGCGTCCGTACCTGGTGCTGCCGGTGGGTTACCCGGCCGACGGCGCGCGGGTGCCGGAACTCACCCGCAAGCCGCTGACCGAGGTGATGATCGAACGCTGA
- a CDS encoding NAD(P)-binding domain-containing protein, translating to MTENRTSEQHRPTGGDSTTEPEQHRYVIVGGGPAGIQLSYYLQQAGADYVTLEREPEPATFFRHYPRHRRLISLNKVHTHSNDPEIRLRWDWNSLLNDRADLHFPHYSSDYFPHADDLVRYLDDFQREHRLGIRFNEAVERIERLDEADGGGFLVRTGRGLIRARCVIVATGWATPYVPQIDGIEHAIGYETVDTDPAAFTNQRVLIIGKGNSAFETASAILGHAAMVHVASPRTLQLAWNTKHPGNVRTHYGAMLDSYQFKTLHAVLDCVVDVIRPAGDAYEVEISYTHADGERELLEYDSVIRCTGFVMDTSVFAPNCRPELAPNGRMPATGPDWQSTNVPGLYFAGTIAQARDFKRASSAFIDGFRYNLRTLTRLLREAYGEEPLPYDVLPAEPKEMTSLVLERLNWSSALWTQFEYLCDALVPDEDTGEFRYYQDLPEDYAVDRFGDCYTVTLRWGRDEYADVFAIERHPSPDRAAESAFIHPVVRHYRNGELVAERHLLEDLLAEWTRQDRHIAPLHAFFQDELGRSGVPAVSPPV from the coding sequence GTGACCGAGAATCGGACCAGCGAGCAACATCGGCCGACCGGCGGGGACTCCACGACAGAGCCGGAACAGCACCGGTACGTGATCGTCGGCGGCGGCCCGGCCGGGATCCAACTGAGCTACTACCTGCAACAAGCCGGCGCGGACTACGTCACCCTGGAGCGCGAACCGGAGCCGGCGACCTTCTTCCGGCACTACCCCCGGCACCGCCGGTTGATCTCCCTCAACAAGGTGCACACGCACAGCAACGACCCCGAGATCCGGCTCCGCTGGGACTGGAACTCGCTGCTCAACGACCGGGCCGACCTGCACTTCCCGCACTACAGCAGCGACTATTTCCCGCACGCCGACGACCTGGTCCGCTATCTCGACGACTTCCAGCGGGAACACCGGCTCGGGATCCGGTTCAACGAGGCCGTCGAACGAATCGAACGGCTCGACGAGGCCGACGGCGGGGGTTTCCTGGTCCGTACCGGTCGGGGGCTGATCCGCGCCCGCTGCGTCATCGTCGCCACCGGTTGGGCGACGCCCTACGTACCGCAGATCGACGGGATCGAGCACGCCATCGGCTACGAGACGGTCGACACCGACCCGGCGGCCTTCACCAACCAGCGGGTGCTCATCATCGGCAAGGGCAACTCGGCCTTCGAGACGGCGTCGGCGATCCTCGGCCACGCGGCGATGGTGCACGTGGCCAGCCCCCGAACGCTCCAGCTCGCCTGGAACACCAAACACCCCGGCAACGTACGGACCCACTACGGCGCGATGCTGGACAGCTACCAGTTCAAGACGCTGCACGCGGTGCTCGACTGCGTTGTCGACGTGATCCGCCCGGCCGGCGACGCGTACGAGGTCGAGATCAGCTACACCCACGCCGACGGCGAACGGGAGCTGCTGGAGTACGACTCGGTGATCCGCTGCACCGGGTTCGTGATGGACACCTCGGTGTTCGCCCCGAACTGCCGGCCGGAGCTGGCCCCGAACGGGCGGATGCCGGCGACCGGCCCGGACTGGCAGTCGACCAACGTGCCGGGGCTGTACTTCGCCGGCACCATCGCCCAGGCCCGGGACTTCAAACGCGCCTCGTCGGCCTTCATCGACGGGTTCCGCTACAACCTGCGTACGCTCACCCGCCTGCTCCGCGAGGCGTACGGCGAGGAGCCGCTGCCGTACGACGTGCTGCCGGCCGAGCCGAAGGAGATGACCTCGCTGGTGCTGGAGCGGCTGAACTGGAGTTCGGCCCTCTGGACCCAGTTCGAGTACCTCTGCGACGCGCTGGTGCCCGACGAGGACACCGGTGAGTTCCGGTACTACCAGGACCTGCCGGAGGACTACGCGGTGGACCGGTTCGGCGACTGCTACACCGTCACCCTGCGCTGGGGCCGGGACGAGTACGCCGACGTCTTCGCGATCGAACGCCACCCGTCGCCGGACCGGGCGGCCGAGAGCGCCTTCATCCACCCGGTCGTCCGGCACTACCGCAACGGCGAGTTGGTAGCCGAGCGGCACCTGCTGGAGGACCTACTCGCCGAGTGGACCCGGCAGGACCGGCACATCGCCCCGCTGCACGCGTTCTTCCAGGACGAACTGGGCCGGTCCGGCGTACCGGCGGTGTCGCCACCGGTCTGA
- a CDS encoding carboxylate-amine ligase — MTGTAEIAAELPAGTVVGPRFGVEEEFLVVDPETREAVPQAEAVLRRARPELGDLVGGEITTLQVETKTAPCDNVADLHRQLVRGRAVIGAAAAAEGLRVVASGSAVLGDVVPPPIVSGERPARGTATFRGLHDEVAICSVHVHVEMPDRDRAALVSNHLRPYLPVLIGLTANSPYWAGRDTGYASWRTIAWHRWPVAGPPPYFTSAEHYDRTVDTLLDAGALVDLGTLFWDIRLSAHLPTLEIRVADVPITAEESALFAALVRALVVRVGVEVDRGEPGPGVPAELLRVAYWRAARDGLAGHGVDPLTGELWPAVELVDRLHRYVAPVLARNGDLPSVTSWLDRLLGSAADGAVRQRRAAARRDRLTDVVDDLVAQTVPELVEVD; from the coding sequence ATGACCGGCACAGCCGAGATCGCGGCGGAGCTTCCCGCCGGCACCGTCGTCGGCCCCCGGTTCGGGGTCGAGGAGGAGTTCCTGGTCGTCGATCCGGAGACCAGGGAGGCGGTGCCGCAGGCGGAGGCGGTGCTGCGGCGGGCCCGGCCGGAACTCGGCGACCTGGTCGGCGGCGAGATCACCACGTTGCAGGTCGAGACGAAGACCGCGCCCTGTGACAACGTGGCGGACCTGCACCGGCAACTGGTACGGGGACGGGCCGTGATCGGGGCCGCCGCCGCGGCCGAGGGACTGCGGGTGGTGGCGAGCGGCAGCGCGGTGCTGGGCGACGTCGTCCCGCCGCCGATCGTCTCCGGCGAGCGCCCGGCCCGGGGTACGGCGACCTTCCGTGGCCTGCACGACGAGGTGGCGATCTGCTCGGTGCACGTGCACGTCGAGATGCCGGACCGGGACCGGGCGGCGCTGGTCAGCAACCATCTGCGGCCGTACCTGCCGGTGTTGATCGGGTTGACGGCGAACTCGCCGTACTGGGCGGGACGGGACACCGGGTACGCGAGCTGGCGCACCATCGCCTGGCACCGCTGGCCGGTGGCCGGGCCGCCGCCGTACTTCACCTCGGCCGAGCACTACGACCGGACAGTGGACACCCTGCTCGACGCCGGTGCGCTGGTCGACCTGGGCACCCTGTTCTGGGACATCCGGCTGTCGGCACACCTGCCCACCCTGGAGATCCGGGTCGCCGACGTACCGATCACCGCCGAGGAGTCGGCGCTGTTCGCCGCGCTGGTCCGGGCGCTGGTCGTACGCGTCGGAGTAGAGGTCGACCGGGGCGAGCCCGGACCGGGCGTCCCGGCCGAACTGCTCCGGGTGGCCTACTGGCGGGCCGCCCGCGACGGGCTGGCCGGACACGGCGTCGACCCGCTCACCGGCGAGCTGTGGCCGGCGGTCGAACTCGTCGACCGGCTCCACCGGTACGTCGCGCCGGTGCTGGCGCGAAACGGTGACCTTCCGTCGGTCACCTCCTGGTTGGACCGGCTGCTCGGCTCGGCGGCCGACGGCGCGGTGCGCCAACGTCGGGCGGCGGCCCGCCGCGACCGGCTCACCGACGTGGTGGACGATCTTGTCGCACAGACCGTGCCGGAGCTGGTCGAGGTCGATTGA
- a CDS encoding CBS domain-containing protein yields the protein MTTVGEFMTTRLVTMDGTDTLTAAAQEMRDSAIGDVIVTSGDAVIGIVTDRDITVRGVADGLDVTSATLSQILSNDVVTVTQYDDAVAAADLMRTYGVRRLPVIEEGRLIGLVSLGDLAVEREPQSVLADISADDPNN from the coding sequence ATGACGACCGTCGGAGAGTTCATGACGACCCGGTTGGTGACCATGGACGGCACCGACACGCTCACCGCCGCGGCCCAGGAGATGCGGGACAGCGCCATTGGCGATGTGATCGTGACCAGTGGGGACGCGGTGATCGGCATCGTCACCGACCGTGACATAACGGTACGTGGGGTGGCCGATGGGCTGGACGTCACCAGTGCGACGCTCAGCCAGATCCTGAGCAACGACGTCGTCACGGTGACCCAGTACGACGATGCCGTGGCCGCCGCCGACCTGATGCGGACCTACGGCGTACGGCGGCTGCCGGTGATCGAGGAGGGCCGGCTGATCGGGCTGGTCTCGCTCGGCGACCTGGCGGTGGAACGGGAGCCACAGTCCGTACTCGCCGACATCAGCGCCGACGACCCGAACAACTAG